A portion of the Desulfotignum phosphitoxidans DSM 13687 genome contains these proteins:
- a CDS encoding branched-chain amino acid ABC transporter permease: MSQNRWLATGNFFTSYKQEQRTFFTHLDRTIFTCFLVILFGWPLVFEISNKYMLVLDNILIAIVAVMGLNLLLGFAGLISIGHAAFVGIGAYTVASVCQVIGENHVIVTHFWPVLIVCAGIMGAIFGAFVGLPALRLKHLYLAIATLSFQMIFEWVIQFMSFFNQGQTIYVGRAHWLTGQVGRSDHYLFWYYIILTIVVILGFGVRNLLKTKYGRCLVAVRDNDRAADAMGMNPGLTKVYAFALAGFFAGVAGALHAYLYRGVGFESFTLHASVGYLAMAIVGGLGTLNGIFWGPVAIKFLDIQVEQFSEFVGQYLTSAPNVATALKPLSFGLVIVLFLMYEPRGIANWWRIVKSYTKLWPFRY; this comes from the coding sequence ATGTCACAGAACCGGTGGTTAGCAACAGGAAACTTTTTCACCTCCTACAAACAAGAGCAGCGAACCTTTTTCACCCACCTGGACCGGACCATTTTCACCTGTTTTCTGGTCATTCTGTTCGGGTGGCCCCTGGTATTTGAAATCAGCAACAAGTACATGCTGGTGCTGGACAACATCCTGATCGCCATCGTGGCGGTCATGGGATTGAACCTTTTGCTGGGATTTGCCGGGCTGATCTCCATCGGTCATGCCGCGTTCGTGGGCATCGGGGCCTATACCGTGGCATCCGTATGTCAGGTCATCGGGGAAAACCATGTCATCGTCACCCATTTCTGGCCCGTGCTCATTGTGTGTGCCGGCATCATGGGGGCCATTTTCGGTGCGTTCGTGGGCCTGCCGGCCCTGCGGCTCAAGCACCTGTACCTGGCCATTGCTACCCTGTCGTTCCAGATGATTTTTGAATGGGTCATCCAGTTCATGAGCTTTTTCAACCAGGGTCAGACCATCTATGTGGGACGGGCCCACTGGCTCACCGGCCAGGTGGGCAGAAGCGACCATTATCTGTTCTGGTACTATATCATCCTGACCATTGTGGTGATCCTGGGGTTTGGGGTCAGAAACCTGCTGAAAACCAAATACGGCCGGTGCCTGGTGGCGGTCAGAGACAATGACCGGGCCGCGGATGCCATGGGCATGAACCCGGGGCTCACCAAGGTGTATGCCTTTGCCCTGGCCGGATTTTTTGCGGGTGTGGCCGGGGCGCTGCATGCCTATCTCTACCGGGGGGTGGGGTTTGAATCCTTTACCCTGCACGCGTCTGTCGGATATCTGGCCATGGCCATTGTGGGGGGCTTAGGCACGCTGAACGGGATTTTCTGGGGACCCGTGGCCATCAAATTCTTAGACATTCAGGTCGAGCAGTTTTCGGAATTTGTGGGACAGTATCTGACCTCTGCCCCGAATGTGGCCACGGCCTTGAAGCCGTTGAGTTTTGGTCTGGTCATTGTGCTGTTTCTGATGTATGAGCCCCGGGGGATCGCCAACTGGTGGCGCATTGTGAAATCCTACACCAAGCTGTGGCCGTTCCGCTACTGA
- a CDS encoding sensor histidine kinase: MNKIPDSNIKTEILIHDLKVPISVINAGARSLLDRQDTYGPLTEKQIKVLNRIVRNTLATQRLVNDVLELGRSREGVMVCSQFSVAALVAGVLVEVFDLADPNVADAVRKAGSYSHLQQVIADAGVTLEFQKETWRARVCLDAAKVRQILRNLVTNAFKHRTARVDIRGVIADGCLTLWVKDDGRGIPHADHQRIFNTYFTTGGSIEDAIESHGLGLAGVMVLLKDMGGQMMLTSDAGRGAEFRVSIPLS; encoded by the coding sequence ATGAACAAGATACCTGACTCCAACATCAAAACCGAGATTCTCATTCATGATCTCAAGGTGCCGATATCTGTGATCAATGCCGGGGCCCGGTCGCTGCTGGACCGCCAGGACACGTATGGGCCTTTGACGGAAAAGCAGATTAAAGTGCTGAACCGGATTGTCCGGAATACCCTGGCCACCCAGCGGCTGGTGAATGACGTGCTGGAGCTCGGACGGTCCAGGGAAGGGGTTATGGTCTGTTCTCAGTTTTCCGTGGCAGCGCTGGTGGCCGGTGTTTTAGTGGAAGTGTTTGACCTGGCCGACCCCAATGTGGCGGATGCCGTCAGAAAGGCCGGCTCGTATTCGCACCTGCAGCAGGTGATTGCCGACGCCGGCGTGACCCTGGAATTTCAGAAAGAGACCTGGAGGGCCCGGGTGTGTCTGGATGCAGCCAAAGTCCGGCAGATCCTGCGGAACCTGGTGACCAATGCGTTCAAGCATCGGACCGCACGGGTGGATATCCGGGGTGTGATCGCGGACGGTTGCCTGACCTTGTGGGTGAAAGACGATGGCCGGGGGATTCCCCATGCCGACCATCAGCGGATTTTTAATACCTATTTCACCACGGGCGGGTCCATTGAAGACGCCATTGAAAGCCATGGTCTGGGCCTGGCCGGGGTCATGGTCCTGCTCAAGGATATGGGAGGACAGATGATGCTGACATCCGATGCCGGTCGTGGGGCGGAATTCAGGGTGTCTATTCCCCTTTCCTGA
- a CDS encoding branched-chain amino acid ABC transporter permease, translating to MSYFFQIVVSGIVVGSIYALAALGLVLVYKSSRVANFAHGQIIAAGAFITFFLTVRLGVPIFFSFLASMLITFFLAMSVERIFLRRLIGEPIISVIMVTIGLASIFDGLIYLTPFGSENFSFPTFLPTESIVVGGVSISWTQLVGVIITFVLIGCFSWFFKKSTVGISMRAVSDDQFGAMSVGISVPRVFALAWATAGLSAAAAGCIIGNITGLNFETLHAFGIVVFPVVILGGLDSILGAVVAGIIMGLIQQFASGYLDGNFGLNGTGDVMPYIILLIILLFKPHGLFGIHEIERV from the coding sequence ATGAGTTATTTTTTTCAAATTGTAGTCAGTGGCATCGTAGTGGGCTCCATCTATGCCCTGGCCGCCCTGGGCCTGGTACTGGTCTACAAATCCAGCCGGGTGGCCAATTTCGCCCACGGCCAGATCATCGCTGCGGGTGCGTTTATCACCTTTTTCCTCACCGTCCGGCTGGGAGTGCCCATCTTTTTTTCCTTTCTGGCCTCCATGCTCATCACCTTTTTTCTGGCCATGAGTGTGGAAAGAATCTTTTTAAGACGGCTCATCGGAGAACCCATCATCTCGGTGATCATGGTCACCATCGGGCTGGCATCCATTTTTGACGGGCTCATCTACCTGACCCCCTTCGGGTCGGAGAATTTTTCATTCCCCACATTTCTTCCCACGGAATCCATTGTCGTGGGCGGGGTATCCATTTCCTGGACCCAGCTGGTGGGGGTGATCATCACCTTTGTGCTCATCGGGTGCTTTTCCTGGTTTTTTAAAAAATCCACGGTGGGGATCTCCATGCGGGCTGTGTCGGACGACCAGTTCGGCGCCATGTCCGTGGGCATTTCCGTGCCCCGGGTGTTCGCACTGGCCTGGGCCACGGCCGGGCTGTCCGCGGCTGCGGCCGGGTGCATTATCGGCAACATCACAGGGTTGAATTTTGAAACCCTGCATGCTTTCGGCATCGTGGTGTTCCCCGTGGTGATCTTAGGGGGCCTGGATTCCATTTTAGGGGCCGTGGTGGCCGGCATCATCATGGGTCTGATCCAGCAATTTGCCTCCGGATACCTGGACGGTAATTTCGGGCTCAACGGCACCGGCGATGTCATGCCCTATATTATTTTGTTGATCATTCTTCTTTTCAAACCCCATGGATTGTTCGGTATCCATGAAATCGAGCGGGTGTAG
- a CDS encoding ABC transporter ATP-binding protein, which translates to MAQLNISDVTLSFGGLKALSHVDMTIEPGLITSIIGPNGAGKTSMLNCISGFYHPTKGKIIYKDKDLSHASPHQVSTMGIARAFQNLELFSGLSVLDNLLLARHQNLTYSLFHAAVFFGKASRVEAENRKFVEDIIDFMELEPYRKNQVGNLSYGIQKKVEVARALTLDPEILLLDEPMAGMNIQEKEDIVRFVMDIQKERNVTVVLVEHDLGVVMDISDRIYVLDFGQVIGSGTPDEVANNSKVIDAYIGED; encoded by the coding sequence ATGGCCCAATTAAACATTTCAGACGTGACTCTTTCTTTTGGCGGGCTCAAGGCATTGTCCCATGTGGACATGACCATTGAGCCCGGACTGATCACCTCCATCATCGGGCCCAACGGGGCGGGTAAAACCAGCATGCTCAACTGCATCTCCGGATTTTATCACCCCACAAAAGGGAAAATCATTTATAAGGATAAAGACCTGAGCCATGCCTCCCCCCACCAGGTCTCCACCATGGGAATTGCCCGGGCCTTCCAGAACCTGGAGCTGTTTTCAGGGTTGTCCGTGCTGGACAATCTGCTTTTGGCCCGGCACCAGAACCTGACCTATTCCCTTTTTCATGCGGCTGTTTTTTTCGGCAAAGCCTCCCGGGTGGAAGCGGAAAACAGAAAATTTGTGGAAGATATCATCGATTTCATGGAGCTGGAACCCTACCGCAAAAACCAAGTGGGCAACCTGAGCTACGGGATCCAGAAAAAAGTGGAGGTGGCCCGGGCCCTGACCCTGGATCCTGAAATACTGCTGCTGGACGAACCCATGGCCGGCATGAACATTCAGGAAAAAGAAGACATTGTCCGGTTTGTCATGGATATCCAGAAAGAACGCAACGTCACCGTGGTGCTGGTGGAACATGATCTCGGGGTGGTCATGGACATTTCCGACCGGATCTATGTGCTGGATTTCGGACAGGTGATCGGATCCGGCACCCCGGACGAGGTTGCCAACAATTCCAAAGTCATTGATGCCTATATCGGGGAGGACTGA
- a CDS encoding AMP-binding protein, which produces MNQPHQLRFFDIYEKNARLLKHDPALIWQGQPISHADLFDQTIRLATGLSFLSPGTRVALLSRNHPVFFHLFGAASALNLTLVLINRRLSDTEIQHIVEDTTPQILICDNDMAPLGSRLVSRYPFLDQYRVVEGPDETLSSWYQAPDDFSPVPVSDSDNDPYIIIHTAAVQGRPRGAVLSQTNILLSNMQMIHYYGLTRSSCLANILPLFHIMGVNMALATLQAGGKNVILEKFDPVDTLTAVQDLKVTHFGSFPPILTRLLDVMDTDSYDLTGLEIAAGLDAPDTVKRWEAATHTPFWTMYGQTETAGLITFAPYFKRPGSAGAISPLVDIKIADDLDREQPMGETGEILVKGPLVFQGYWNAPDLTAHTFRNGWHHTGDLGMIDADGFLHFKGRKAEKELIKPGGENVFPAEVEQAIMQHDAVKEVCVFGVPDPEFGEGIKAVCCLHPDRTLTADALIRFTGSVIAGYKKPRYVQFIPDLPKTDNGTIDREKIKQEFS; this is translated from the coding sequence ATGAACCAGCCACACCAGTTACGCTTTTTCGACATTTACGAAAAAAACGCCCGGCTTTTGAAACATGATCCCGCCCTGATATGGCAAGGTCAGCCCATCAGCCATGCCGATCTGTTTGATCAGACCATCCGCCTGGCAACAGGGCTGTCCTTTCTGTCTCCTGGAACCCGGGTAGCGTTGCTGAGCCGGAACCATCCGGTTTTTTTCCATCTTTTCGGGGCCGCATCCGCGCTGAACCTGACGCTGGTTTTGATCAACCGGCGCTTGTCCGACACAGAAATTCAACACATTGTTGAAGACACAACCCCTCAAATTCTCATCTGCGACAACGATATGGCACCCCTTGGATCCCGCCTGGTTTCCCGGTACCCGTTTCTGGACCAGTACCGGGTGGTGGAAGGCCCTGATGAAACCCTGTCCTCGTGGTATCAGGCCCCGGACGATTTTTCGCCCGTACCCGTATCTGATTCTGATAATGACCCGTATATCATCATCCACACGGCCGCAGTCCAGGGCAGACCCAGAGGGGCGGTGCTGAGCCAGACAAACATCTTACTGTCCAACATGCAGATGATTCATTATTACGGCCTGACACGTTCGTCCTGCCTGGCCAATATTCTGCCTTTGTTTCACATCATGGGGGTGAACATGGCGCTGGCCACGCTTCAGGCCGGCGGAAAAAACGTGATTCTGGAAAAATTTGATCCCGTGGACACCCTCACGGCTGTCCAGGATCTCAAAGTGACGCATTTCGGCTCTTTCCCGCCCATATTGACCCGACTGCTGGACGTCATGGACACGGATTCCTATGATCTGACCGGTCTTGAGATCGCAGCCGGCCTGGATGCCCCCGACACGGTCAAACGATGGGAAGCTGCGACCCATACCCCCTTCTGGACCATGTACGGCCAGACGGAAACCGCAGGATTGATCACGTTTGCCCCTTATTTTAAACGGCCCGGATCCGCCGGTGCCATTTCGCCGCTGGTGGATATTAAAATAGCCGACGACCTGGACCGGGAACAGCCCATGGGTGAAACCGGAGAAATTCTGGTCAAAGGCCCGCTGGTGTTCCAGGGCTACTGGAATGCCCCGGATTTGACCGCCCACACCTTCAGGAACGGGTGGCACCATACCGGCGATCTGGGGATGATCGATGCGGACGGATTTCTGCATTTCAAAGGCAGAAAAGCGGAAAAGGAACTGATCAAGCCGGGGGGTGAAAACGTGTTTCCCGCAGAAGTGGAACAGGCCATCATGCAGCATGACGCCGTCAAAGAAGTGTGTGTATTCGGGGTGCCGGATCCTGAGTTCGGCGAAGGCATCAAAGCGGTCTGCTGCCTGCATCCGGACCGGACATTGACGGCGGATGCGTTGATCCGGTTCACGGGATCCGTGATCGCGGGTTACAAAAAACCCCGGTATGTGCAGTTCATTCCCGACCTTCCCAAAACCGACAACGGCACCATTGACCGGGAAAAAATAAAACAGGAGTTCTCATAA
- a CDS encoding sensor histidine kinase produces MTDRDVHTAGLEEKIQALEEENRLLRNIIYKAPIPIFVIDRQHKISHFNQALEQLSGFDAKDMIGTSLQWKAFYAKKRPVMADLIIDNAPADQILALYGPKYKKALANESVFAATDFFPDLPPAGKWLFFSAAGVFDDNGHIAGAVETLQDVTTEKAREQEVYELYQTYHQVLEFIPYPIILYDVNGHVTYVNPAFSSVFGWALKEIKGRPLEFVPDHLKQETGRMLDRFRQDQRITRYETKRLTKDGRTLDVVIWAASCTWSPDRSGEHFVILRDITKENRLAANNRTIMRISAALPEYPELEDLMDYITKEIKGLLHTEGAVVLLYDEIKNDLFFVGASYDDSDTEQRARKIRFALDEVLAGKVLKTGKPAVNNQADRSKDLYPERDRKMGYKTKSIMCVPIRSDSRITGILCAINKKQNVFDDNDLELMTLIAGTVGISIENARFAQALKEAYLDVASMNRAKDKAINHLSHELKTPVAVLTGSLQILKKKLSELPRIKAASTLDRIQRNLNRIVQIQEETADIMDKKTYGAKDMLQVMVQTCKDELATLIEQHLDEEDPMEVVTAVIEKEFSSPASNIHTIHMNAAFDHVFDRLKPLFAFRDLDIVLNIQDNLPDLCLPVDVFEKTVTGLIKNSIENTPDQGRIEISMQHKEDNIVFTVHDFGVGIETQDQKRIFEGFFSIQKTADYSTKTPYDFNAGGKGVDLLRIKLFGDRLGFSIHMASSRCRFLQEPYNEICPGNISQCRFCKDISDCLNSGYSTFTACFSCKKKS; encoded by the coding sequence ATGACGGATCGTGATGTTCATACGGCCGGACTTGAAGAAAAAATCCAGGCACTGGAAGAAGAAAACCGGCTGCTGCGAAATATCATATACAAAGCCCCGATCCCGATTTTCGTCATTGACCGTCAGCACAAAATCAGCCATTTCAACCAGGCCCTGGAGCAATTGAGCGGATTTGATGCCAAAGACATGATCGGCACTAGTCTGCAGTGGAAAGCATTTTATGCCAAAAAACGGCCGGTCATGGCGGATTTGATCATTGACAACGCCCCGGCGGACCAGATCCTTGCCTTGTACGGTCCCAAATACAAAAAAGCACTGGCCAACGAATCGGTTTTTGCGGCCACCGATTTTTTTCCGGACTTGCCGCCGGCCGGAAAATGGCTGTTTTTCTCGGCAGCCGGGGTGTTTGACGACAACGGCCACATCGCCGGAGCCGTGGAAACCCTCCAGGACGTCACCACAGAAAAAGCCAGGGAACAGGAAGTATATGAGCTTTACCAGACCTATCACCAGGTGCTGGAATTCATCCCCTACCCCATTATTCTTTACGATGTCAACGGGCATGTCACCTATGTGAACCCGGCGTTTTCCAGTGTGTTCGGCTGGGCGTTGAAAGAGATCAAAGGCCGGCCACTGGAGTTTGTGCCCGATCACCTGAAACAGGAAACCGGCCGGATGCTGGACCGGTTCAGGCAGGACCAGCGGATTACGCGGTATGAAACCAAACGGCTCACCAAAGACGGCCGAACACTGGATGTGGTGATCTGGGCCGCCTCCTGTACCTGGTCCCCGGACCGGTCCGGAGAGCATTTCGTGATTTTACGGGATATCACAAAAGAAAACCGGCTGGCCGCCAACAACCGGACGATTATGCGCATCAGCGCGGCCCTGCCCGAATATCCGGAGCTCGAGGATCTCATGGATTACATCACCAAAGAGATCAAGGGGCTGCTTCACACGGAAGGGGCCGTGGTTCTTTTGTACGATGAAATCAAAAATGATCTGTTTTTTGTCGGCGCCTCCTATGATGACTCGGACACGGAACAGCGGGCCAGAAAAATCCGGTTTGCCCTGGATGAAGTGCTGGCCGGAAAAGTGCTGAAAACCGGCAAACCCGCCGTGAACAACCAGGCGGACCGGTCAAAGGACCTGTATCCGGAACGCGACCGGAAAATGGGATACAAGACAAAAAGCATTATGTGCGTTCCCATTCGAAGCGACAGCCGCATCACTGGAATTTTATGTGCCATCAATAAAAAACAGAACGTGTTTGACGACAATGACCTGGAATTGATGACCCTGATCGCCGGTACCGTGGGGATCTCCATTGAAAACGCCCGGTTTGCCCAGGCCCTGAAAGAAGCATACCTGGATGTGGCGTCCATGAACCGGGCCAAAGACAAGGCCATCAACCATCTGTCCCATGAATTGAAAACCCCGGTGGCCGTGCTCACCGGGTCATTGCAGATTCTGAAGAAAAAACTGTCTGAACTGCCCCGGATCAAGGCCGCATCCACCCTGGATCGCATCCAGCGGAACCTGAACCGCATCGTACAGATTCAGGAAGAAACCGCTGATATCATGGACAAAAAAACCTATGGGGCCAAAGACATGCTCCAGGTGATGGTGCAAACCTGCAAAGACGAGCTGGCCACCTTGATTGAGCAGCATCTGGATGAAGAAGATCCCATGGAAGTCGTCACGGCGGTCATTGAAAAAGAGTTCAGTTCACCGGCATCAAACATCCACACAATTCATATGAACGCCGCGTTTGACCATGTGTTTGACAGGTTAAAACCCTTGTTCGCATTCAGGGATCTGGACATTGTTTTAAATATCCAGGACAATCTGCCCGACCTTTGCCTGCCCGTGGATGTTTTTGAAAAAACTGTGACCGGATTGATCAAAAACAGCATTGAAAACACCCCGGACCAGGGCCGCATCGAAATTTCGATGCAGCACAAAGAAGACAACATCGTCTTTACCGTCCATGATTTCGGGGTCGGTATCGAAACCCAGGACCAGAAACGCATTTTTGAAGGTTTTTTTTCAATTCAGAAGACTGCGGATTATTCCACCAAAACGCCGTACGATTTTAATGCCGGGGGCAAAGGAGTGGATCTTTTACGCATCAAACTGTTTGGCGACCGGCTGGGATTTTCCATTCATATGGCATCCAGCCGGTGCCGATTTCTGCAGGAACCATACAATGAGATCTGCCCGGGAAACATTTCTCAGTGCCGTTTCTGCAAGGATATATCCGATTGCCTGAATTCCGGATATTCCACTTTTACCGCCTGTTTTTCCTGTAAGAAAAAAAGTTGA
- a CDS encoding AMP-binding protein, giving the protein MSNNEHLLNFSIPQLLRWRVAESPKRTALREKDYGIWNAYTWEEYYDYVRKTGMGLRAMGLGKGDTIAIISDNIPELLFVAIGGHAIGAISAGIYQTTMPAEIAQIIQYLKVSAVFCDNQEQVDKVKEVRDQIPNVKKVIFEDPRGMRDYMSDDWFVNIRDLFEMGDAAHAKDPDLFESLVDQGKPEDVCHLCLTSGTTGLPKGTMMTHKNYINMGVRITQVDPLEETDEYVSFLPFAWIGEQMNSFGVAMATGITINFPESVETAMSDLKEIGPHFMFGAPRIYEGIRSEIWLKIDQSYWFNKLMYNYFIRVGITAAGYRMTGKSMSAMLRFKAWLGKQFIFRPLVNQIGLLRLRRAYTGGAALGPELFTFYQAIGVNLKQIYGQTEITGIAYMHRDGDIRPETVGKPLPGTECKIADDGEILSRSPSVSPGYFELPEKSKELLEGGWLHSGDAGFIDENGHLVVIDRVSDVMHNNKGEMFSPMFLENALKFSPYIKEAVIFGNKKDFVAALINIDPIVVGKWAEDRGLSYTTYMDLSKKKEVADLIMAQVIDVNSRAEKAHFKIRRFALLYKLLDVDDGELTKTGKIRRKFVQERYQNLYEALYDEKVDTKEVEASFQYQDGQSTLVKTRIAFYTVKGV; this is encoded by the coding sequence ATGAGTAACAATGAACACCTGCTGAATTTCTCCATCCCCCAGCTGCTGCGGTGGCGGGTGGCTGAATCTCCCAAACGCACAGCTCTCCGGGAAAAAGATTACGGCATCTGGAATGCCTATACCTGGGAAGAATATTATGATTATGTGCGGAAAACCGGCATGGGGCTGCGGGCCATGGGCCTGGGCAAGGGAGATACCATTGCCATTATCTCGGACAATATCCCGGAACTCTTGTTTGTTGCCATCGGCGGCCATGCCATCGGTGCCATATCCGCCGGCATCTACCAGACCACCATGCCGGCGGAGATCGCCCAGATCATCCAGTACCTGAAAGTGTCTGCCGTGTTCTGCGACAACCAGGAACAGGTGGACAAAGTCAAAGAGGTCCGGGACCAGATTCCCAATGTCAAAAAAGTCATTTTTGAAGACCCCCGGGGCATGCGCGATTACATGTCCGATGACTGGTTCGTCAATATCCGGGATCTGTTTGAAATGGGAGATGCGGCCCATGCCAAAGACCCGGACCTGTTCGAGTCCCTGGTGGACCAGGGCAAACCCGAAGATGTCTGCCATTTGTGTCTGACCTCTGGCACCACAGGGCTGCCCAAGGGCACCATGATGACCCATAAAAACTATATCAACATGGGGGTTAGAATCACCCAGGTGGATCCCCTGGAAGAAACGGATGAATATGTCTCATTTCTGCCCTTTGCCTGGATCGGGGAACAGATGAACTCATTTGGTGTGGCCATGGCCACGGGGATCACCATCAATTTTCCGGAATCCGTTGAAACCGCCATGTCGGATTTAAAAGAGATCGGCCCCCATTTCATGTTCGGGGCCCCCAGGATCTATGAAGGCATCCGGTCGGAGATCTGGCTGAAAATCGACCAGTCCTACTGGTTCAACAAACTGATGTATAACTATTTTATCCGGGTCGGCATTACGGCGGCCGGGTACCGCATGACCGGGAAATCCATGTCGGCGATGCTCCGGTTCAAAGCCTGGCTGGGCAAACAGTTCATATTCCGGCCCCTGGTGAACCAGATCGGGCTTTTGCGCCTGCGGCGGGCCTATACGGGCGGGGCCGCCCTGGGACCGGAACTGTTCACCTTTTACCAGGCCATCGGGGTCAACCTCAAACAGATTTACGGCCAGACCGAAATCACGGGGATTGCCTACATGCACAGAGACGGGGATATCCGGCCTGAAACCGTGGGCAAGCCCCTGCCGGGCACGGAGTGCAAAATTGCCGATGACGGGGAGATCCTGTCCCGATCCCCCTCCGTATCCCCCGGATACTTTGAACTGCCGGAAAAATCCAAAGAACTGCTGGAAGGCGGATGGCTGCATTCCGGCGATGCCGGATTCATAGATGAAAACGGGCACCTGGTGGTCATTGACCGGGTATCTGATGTGATGCACAACAACAAAGGAGAGATGTTTTCTCCCATGTTCCTGGAAAATGCCCTCAAGTTCAGTCCTTATATCAAAGAAGCCGTGATTTTCGGCAACAAAAAGGATTTTGTGGCGGCCCTCATCAACATCGATCCCATTGTGGTGGGAAAATGGGCCGAAGACAGAGGCCTTTCCTACACCACCTACATGGACCTGTCCAAAAAAAAGGAGGTGGCAGACCTGATCATGGCACAGGTGATCGATGTCAATTCCAGAGCGGAAAAAGCGCATTTTAAAATCAGGCGGTTTGCCCTGCTGTACAAGCTGCTGGATGTGGATGACGGCGAGTTGACCAAAACCGGCAAAATACGGCGCAAATTTGTACAGGAGCGGTATCAGAACCTGTATGAGGCCCTGTATGATGAAAAAGTGGACACAAAAGAGGTCGAAGCGTCCTTCCAATACCAGGACGGGCAGTCGACCCTGGTTAAAACCCGGATCGCATTTTACACGGTGAAAGGAGTGTGA
- a CDS encoding response regulator transcription factor has protein sequence MINELEILENKQVLVVDDEPDILETITELLHMCRVDTAKTYDAAAARLAATTYDAAVLDIMGVDGFRLLDITRRLNLPTLMLTAHALTPENLKTALEKGADAYIPKEKMVDIGVFLADVLTARAQGRQAHTGWFTFVRPVFDRLFGPDWLKKIRKGE, from the coding sequence ATGATCAACGAGCTTGAGATACTTGAAAACAAACAGGTTTTGGTGGTGGATGATGAACCCGATATCCTGGAAACCATCACAGAGCTGCTGCACATGTGCCGGGTGGATACGGCGAAGACGTATGATGCGGCCGCAGCCAGACTGGCCGCCACCACCTATGATGCGGCCGTTTTGGATATCATGGGGGTGGATGGGTTCCGGCTTCTGGATATCACCCGCCGTCTGAATCTGCCCACCCTGATGCTCACGGCCCATGCGTTGACCCCTGAAAATCTGAAAACCGCGCTGGAGAAAGGAGCCGATGCCTATATTCCCAAAGAAAAAATGGTGGATATCGGCGTGTTTCTGGCGGATGTTCTGACCGCCCGGGCACAGGGGCGGCAGGCCCACACCGGGTGGTTCACGTTTGTCCGGCCCGTATTTGACCGACTGTTCGGACCGGATTGGCTGAAAAAAATCAGGAAAGGGGAATAG